The following are encoded in a window of Flavobacteriales bacterium genomic DNA:
- a CDS encoding sensor histidine kinase — MGQLSPRQVALLAALLVALSGGTVVLVILLALGEGGVWRALIAAVLLFGVAYGVFGFAIERFIHSRIKVLYRTVHELRRARKEPERLDMEGDVLGKVNTEVSEWATARRAEIRELQEREKFRREFIGNLAHELKTPIFNIQGYILTLLEGGLEDEKVNRDFLNRASNGVDRLMKIVEDLDLITKLESGVMELRTARMDLHTLVKETMEGFDLQASEKGMTMRNELTSPTPVIADRDRLAQVFTNLFSNAINYGRPGGNCHVKSYPLGDQILVEVSDDGIGISEEHLPRLFERFYRVGKSRSRNEGGSGLGLAIVKHIIDAHGQTITVKSTEGEGTTFSFTLRKAP; from the coding sequence TTGGGCCAGCTTTCTCCCCGCCAGGTCGCCCTGCTCGCCGCTTTGCTGGTGGCGCTCTCGGGTGGTACGGTGGTGCTGGTGATCCTGCTCGCCCTGGGCGAAGGTGGCGTCTGGCGCGCCCTGATCGCCGCCGTTCTGCTCTTCGGGGTGGCCTACGGGGTCTTCGGCTTCGCCATCGAGCGCTTCATCCACAGCCGCATCAAGGTGCTCTACCGCACCGTGCACGAGCTGCGGCGCGCGCGCAAGGAGCCCGAGCGCTTGGACATGGAGGGCGACGTGCTGGGCAAGGTGAACACCGAGGTGAGCGAGTGGGCCACCGCACGCCGCGCCGAGATACGCGAGCTGCAGGAGCGCGAGAAGTTCCGCCGCGAGTTCATCGGCAACCTCGCCCACGAGTTGAAGACGCCCATCTTCAACATCCAGGGATACATCCTCACCCTGCTCGAAGGCGGACTGGAGGATGAAAAGGTGAACCGCGACTTCCTGAACCGCGCCAGCAACGGGGTGGACCGACTGATGAAGATCGTGGAGGACCTGGACCTGATCACCAAGCTGGAGAGCGGCGTGATGGAACTGCGCACCGCGCGTATGGACCTGCACACGCTGGTGAAGGAGACCATGGAGGGTTTCGACCTGCAGGCGAGCGAGAAGGGCATGACAATGCGCAATGAACTCACCTCGCCCACACCGGTGATCGCGGACCGCGACCGGCTGGCGCAGGTCTTCACCAACCTTTTCAGCAACGCGATCAACTATGGACGGCCAGGCGGGAACTGCCACGTGAAGAGCTACCCCTTGGGCGACCAGATCCTGGTGGAGGTGAGTGATGATGGCATCGGCATCAGCGAGGAACACCTGCCACGTTTGTTCGAACGCTTCTACCGCGTGGGGAAAAGCCGCTCGCGCAACGAGGGCGGTTCAGGTCTTGGCCTCGCCATCGTCAAGCACATCATCGATGCGCACGGCCAGACGATCACCGTGAAGAGCACCGAAGGGGAGGGCACCACCTTCAGCTTCACGCTGCGGAAGGCGCCGTGA
- a CDS encoding NAD(P)-dependent alcohol dehydrogenase, with product MKAAIATAYGSPDVIHIADVLTPSPKMNEVLIRIHASAVNAADWRLRSANPWFVRLVFGPFKPRRPILGVVFAGEVVETGTDANRYKKGDRLFGWTSIMGLGGHAEYIALSENGAFAPMPSGMSYTDAAAIPFGFGTARHFLSKAKVGKDQRVLIYGASGAVGSAAVQLARSLGAEVTGVCSTRNVELVRSLGAREVIDYTKDDLLAHRDRFDVVFETVGKLPFKESIALVKPKGTIITGSEMPAQMLARVFASKGGKKVTVIGGTAGESADDMRHLAELWRRGEIRAVIDSTYPLARIQEAHSVAESGRKVGNVVITC from the coding sequence ATGAAAGCCGCCATCGCCACCGCCTACGGAAGCCCCGACGTCATCCACATCGCGGATGTCCTCACGCCTTCGCCGAAGATGAACGAAGTGCTCATCCGCATCCACGCCTCGGCGGTGAACGCGGCCGACTGGCGGCTGCGCAGTGCCAACCCGTGGTTCGTGCGGCTGGTCTTCGGGCCGTTCAAGCCGCGCCGGCCAATTCTGGGCGTGGTCTTCGCCGGTGAAGTGGTGGAGACCGGGACGGACGCGAACAGGTACAAGAAGGGCGACCGCCTCTTCGGCTGGACGAGCATCATGGGGCTGGGCGGCCACGCCGAGTACATCGCGCTATCGGAGAACGGTGCCTTCGCTCCGATGCCTTCCGGGATGAGCTACACCGATGCAGCGGCGATCCCCTTCGGCTTCGGCACCGCAAGGCACTTCCTCAGCAAAGCGAAGGTGGGCAAGGACCAGCGCGTGCTCATCTACGGCGCATCGGGCGCGGTGGGCAGTGCGGCCGTGCAGCTGGCGCGCAGCCTGGGCGCGGAAGTGACCGGCGTATGCAGCACCCGCAACGTGGAGCTGGTACGCTCGCTGGGTGCCCGTGAAGTGATCGACTACACGAAGGATGATCTCCTCGCCCATCGCGATCGCTTCGACGTGGTCTTCGAGACCGTGGGCAAGTTGCCGTTCAAGGAAAGCATCGCTTTAGTGAAACCGAAGGGGACGATCATCACAGGCTCGGAGATGCCCGCACAGATGCTGGCGCGTGTTTTCGCCAGCAAGGGCGGTAAGAAGGTGACCGTGATCGGTGGCACAGCGGGGGAAAGCGCGGATGACATGCGCCACCTGGCCGAACTCTGGCGGCGCGGGGAGATCCGCGCGGTGATCGACAGCACCTACCCGCTGGCGCGGATCCAGGAGGCGCACAGTGTAGCGGAGAGCGGAAGGAAAGTAGGGAACGTGGTGATCACCTGCTGA
- a CDS encoding DNA/RNA non-specific endonuclease has translation MHRHALLLSAALFAAHFVPGQPDLDARLHRLEQDLERIESQRAAHVARMDSFKLAIVRRDLRAKGLPKVHESEKVVEHPGHMLVYDQRHKQSKWVAHIATPDLVTGNLARIDSFLPDPLVEAGTAATVDYWFSGYDRGHLVPSADMRWNYDALQATYLYSNVSPQKPELNRGSWAELEDWVRRYVNFSRRRVFVVTGPVLREGLPVMQKPNRENDVSIPELFYKVVADLDGDAPKGIAFLQANGVNDHPTISYAVTIDSVEALTGIDFFAALPPDVQQHIEGSFNTKDWYAEGDPNYGEVAPLKAPLPKGMFNTVQARYHVGKTATICGTVVSSRKTAKAQAIYLNLDRLHPNQDFYATIWSYNGPNFSYDPETYLLNKAICVTGKITLFDDIPRISINNEKEIVFWDEISPKP, from the coding sequence ATGCACCGTCACGCCCTGCTTCTGTCGGCCGCGCTGTTCGCGGCGCATTTCGTTCCAGGCCAACCCGATCTCGATGCCCGGCTCCATCGCCTGGAGCAGGACCTTGAGCGGATCGAGTCGCAGCGTGCCGCGCACGTGGCGCGGATGGACTCCTTCAAGCTGGCCATCGTGCGCCGCGACCTGCGCGCCAAGGGTCTGCCCAAGGTGCATGAGAGCGAAAAGGTGGTGGAACACCCCGGCCACATGCTCGTGTACGACCAGCGCCACAAGCAATCGAAATGGGTGGCGCACATCGCCACACCCGACCTGGTCACCGGCAACCTGGCGCGCATCGATTCCTTCCTGCCCGACCCGCTGGTGGAGGCCGGTACGGCGGCGACCGTGGACTACTGGTTCAGCGGATACGACCGCGGCCACCTCGTGCCCAGCGCCGACATGCGGTGGAACTACGACGCCCTGCAGGCCACCTATCTCTACAGCAACGTCAGTCCGCAGAAGCCCGAGTTGAACCGTGGGTCGTGGGCGGAGCTGGAGGACTGGGTGCGGCGCTATGTGAACTTCAGCCGGCGGCGCGTATTCGTGGTTACCGGACCGGTGCTGCGCGAAGGGCTGCCCGTGATGCAGAAGCCCAACCGCGAGAATGACGTGAGCATCCCGGAACTCTTCTACAAGGTGGTCGCCGATCTGGACGGTGATGCGCCCAAGGGGATCGCCTTCCTCCAGGCCAACGGCGTGAACGACCACCCCACGATCAGCTACGCGGTCACCATCGACAGCGTGGAGGCGCTCACCGGCATCGACTTCTTCGCCGCCCTGCCACCGGATGTGCAACAGCACATCGAAGGTTCCTTCAACACGAAGGACTGGTACGCCGAGGGCGACCCGAACTACGGCGAGGTGGCACCCCTGAAGGCCCCGCTGCCCAAGGGCATGTTCAACACCGTGCAGGCGCGCTACCATGTGGGCAAGACCGCCACCATCTGTGGCACGGTGGTCAGTTCGCGCAAGACCGCCAAGGCACAGGCCATCTACCTGAATCTGGACCGCCTGCACCCCAACCAGGATTTCTACGCCACCATCTGGTCGTACAATGGGCCCAATTTCAGCTACGACCCGGAGACCTACCTGCTGAACAAGGCCATCTGCGTCACGGGCAAGATCACGCTGTTCGACGACATCCCGCGCATCAGCATCAACAACGAGAAGGAGATCGTCTTCTGGGACGAGATCTCCCCGAAACCGTGA
- a CDS encoding tetratricopeptide repeat protein has translation MKVPGKDPYGYAAYKLIMAAVHAARGENDVAEPYFKRCLAVADSAGTLDALIGASAGYAKLLIGQGRASEALAWARKGFAATDEVRRHPS, from the coding sequence ATGAAGGTGCCGGGCAAGGATCCTTACGGCTACGCCGCCTACAAGCTCATCATGGCTGCTGTGCATGCTGCGCGTGGCGAGAACGACGTGGCAGAGCCCTACTTCAAGCGGTGCTTGGCAGTAGCGGATTCAGCCGGAACGCTGGATGCGCTGATCGGTGCTTCGGCCGGGTATGCGAAGCTGCTCATCGGCCAGGGGCGTGCTTCGGAGGCGCTTGCTTGGGCGCGCAAGGGATTCGCGGCCACCGACGAAGTGCGGCGCCATCCCTCATGA
- a CDS encoding MGMT family protein, with product MSKRQVIDGAVQERDFFADVMAVVRRIPKGRVTSYGAIAKYLGAARSSRMVGYCMNNSHRVRPVVPAHRVVNRIGMLSGKHHFGTPTRMQELLEKEGVKVADDQVVDFARRYWDPAVELGL from the coding sequence ATGTCCAAGCGCCAGGTGATCGACGGGGCGGTGCAGGAGCGCGACTTCTTCGCCGATGTGATGGCCGTGGTGCGCCGGATCCCCAAGGGGCGCGTGACGAGTTATGGCGCCATCGCGAAGTACCTCGGCGCCGCGCGCAGCAGCCGCATGGTGGGCTATTGCATGAACAACAGCCACCGCGTGCGCCCTGTCGTGCCTGCCCATCGCGTGGTGAACCGGATCGGCATGCTCAGTGGCAAGCACCATTTCGGCACACCCACGCGCATGCAGGAACTGCTGGAGAAGGAGGGCGTGAAAGTGGCGGACGACCAGGTGGTGGACTTCGCCAGGCGCTATTGGGATCCGGCGGTGGAACTCGGATTGTGA
- the trmB gene encoding tRNA (guanosine(46)-N7)-methyltransferase TrmB: MGKNKLFRFAENATFTHVVQPTFEALTKEGLPLRGQWNADFFKREAPLVLELGCGRGEYTVGLARLHPERNYLGVDIKGARLWRGARMAKEEGLANVGFLRTHVDHITRCFGPQEVDEIWLTFSDPQLGKPRKRLTSPLFLTRYREILKPGGIIHLKTDSPVLYEYTLEMIAEHKLPLHEKSANIHTDLVHRVSPEEQAVLNIRTYYESIWLAEGRTIRYVRFGS, translated from the coding sequence ATGGGCAAGAACAAACTCTTCCGCTTCGCCGAGAACGCCACCTTCACCCATGTGGTGCAGCCCACCTTCGAGGCGCTGACGAAGGAAGGGCTTCCGCTGCGCGGGCAATGGAACGCGGACTTCTTCAAGCGTGAAGCACCCCTGGTGCTGGAGCTGGGTTGTGGACGCGGCGAGTACACCGTTGGCCTGGCGCGTCTTCATCCGGAAAGGAACTATCTCGGGGTCGACATCAAGGGGGCCCGCTTGTGGCGCGGTGCGCGCATGGCGAAGGAGGAGGGCCTCGCCAACGTGGGGTTCCTGCGCACGCACGTGGACCACATCACACGCTGCTTCGGGCCGCAGGAAGTGGACGAGATCTGGCTCACCTTCAGCGACCCCCAACTGGGCAAGCCGCGCAAACGCCTCACCAGTCCCTTGTTCCTCACGCGCTACCGGGAGATCCTCAAACCTGGCGGGATCATCCACTTGAAGACCGACAGCCCCGTGCTGTACGAGTACACCCTGGAGATGATCGCGGAGCACAAGCTGCCGCTGCACGAGAAGAGTGCCAACATCCACACCGACCTGGTGCATCGCGTCTCCCCGGAAGAACAGGCCGTGCTCAACATCCGCACCTATTATGAAAGCATTTGGCTGGCCGAGGGGAGGACGATCCGCTACGTGCGCTTCGGGTCATGA
- a CDS encoding Mrp/NBP35 family ATP-binding protein — MSFTKEAVLSALSRIIEPDLKKDIVALDLVRDIRIAGNSVSVHVEVSNPAMHSRKRMEEAVTFNLKQVLGQDVTVMATVTPLSGERGNLRKVLPGVKHIVAIASGKGGVGKSTITANLAAGLAARGLKVGLVDADIYGPSMPMMFDVPHEKPDTREKDGRQWIVPVESYGVKLLSIGFFAQTDQAIAWRGPMATKALEQLIKDADWGDLDVMLVDLPPGTGDIHLSLVQAVPLSGAIIVSTPQPVALIDARKGVGLFRLPSVNVPVLGIVENMAWFTPAELPENRYHIFGKGGARALAEELEVPFLAEVPLVQSIREAGDVGRPAVLQGETPAARAFADLCAAFQQCLATLEAEGRRVTA; from the coding sequence ATGAGCTTCACCAAGGAGGCCGTCCTTTCCGCCCTTTCCCGCATCATCGAACCCGACCTGAAGAAGGACATCGTGGCGCTCGACCTGGTGCGCGACATCCGCATCGCCGGCAACTCCGTGAGCGTGCATGTGGAGGTGAGCAATCCCGCCATGCACAGCCGCAAACGCATGGAGGAAGCCGTCACCTTCAACCTGAAGCAGGTGCTGGGGCAGGATGTGACGGTGATGGCCACAGTGACGCCGTTGAGCGGTGAGCGCGGCAACCTCCGGAAAGTGCTGCCAGGCGTGAAGCATATCGTGGCGATCGCCAGCGGCAAGGGCGGGGTGGGCAAGAGCACCATCACCGCCAACCTGGCGGCAGGGCTGGCGGCGCGTGGCTTGAAGGTGGGCCTGGTGGATGCCGACATATATGGCCCCAGCATGCCCATGATGTTCGATGTGCCACACGAGAAACCCGACACCCGTGAGAAGGACGGCCGGCAATGGATCGTACCGGTGGAGAGCTACGGTGTGAAGTTGCTCAGCATCGGCTTCTTCGCACAGACCGACCAGGCCATCGCATGGCGCGGGCCCATGGCCACCAAGGCCTTGGAGCAACTGATCAAGGATGCCGACTGGGGCGATCTGGATGTGATGCTGGTGGACCTGCCGCCGGGCACGGGCGACATCCACCTCTCGCTGGTGCAGGCCGTGCCGCTCAGCGGGGCCATCATCGTCAGTACCCCTCAGCCCGTGGCCTTGATCGATGCGCGCAAGGGCGTGGGTCTCTTCCGCCTGCCCAGTGTGAACGTGCCGGTGCTGGGCATCGTGGAGAACATGGCCTGGTTCACCCCGGCCGAACTGCCGGAGAACCGCTATCACATCTTTGGCAAGGGTGGCGCCCGCGCGCTCGCGGAGGAACTGGAAGTGCCTTTTCTGGCCGAGGTGCCACTGGTACAGAGCATTCGCGAAGCCGGTGATGTGGGCCGACCTGCCGTGCTGCAAGGCGAGACGCCCGCCGCCCGTGCTTTTGCCGACCTTTGTGCGGCCTTCCAACAGTGCCTTGCCACGCTGGAGGCCGAAGGTCGACGTGTGACCGCCTGA
- a CDS encoding Na/Pi cotransporter family protein, whose amino-acid sequence MRFGILEFLTLAGSLGLFTYGMKVMSEGLQKVAGGRMRGVLKAMTANRAAGVLTGLVSTAVIQSSSAATVMVVSFVNAGLMQVRQAISVIMGANIGTTMKALVFSWAVFSSTSITQFAIPIIGLAFPLLFMRTPRAKAGAEFLIGAALLFLGLEFMQVHAPTPSADMLMMLERYAGMGLWSVLLFVLVGTALAALLQSSSASIALTLVLCENGTVGYPMAAALVLGMNIGTTVTANLASLVTNAFAKRTARFHLLFNLIGVAWAVALFSPYLDLIDAQVTRFFGASPYTDASSVKWALTFLHISFNMVNTLLLVGLVPVLDRMMTRLVPARSEVDEEFRLEYLDADIPLTPEVSLIEARKEIGRFGQVAHEMLRIMRELLIVKDAQQSRRLLDRMAKYEQITDRVEVEVGKYLTRVSTEARNEEVSLRIQGYLAIIGDLERIGDIFFQMSKSVERKMDERLWFTPEQRENLMAMLDAVEQAFEVMHRNLGPDQESVALDEAEEAEQRINHLRDQLRRGHLKSIEAGDYNVKSGLIYNDLFSSCEKVGDHLINVSEALAGEM is encoded by the coding sequence ATGCGCTTCGGCATCCTGGAGTTCCTCACCCTGGCGGGCTCGCTCGGCCTGTTCACCTATGGCATGAAGGTGATGAGCGAAGGCCTGCAGAAGGTGGCCGGCGGCCGCATGCGCGGGGTGTTGAAGGCGATGACCGCCAACCGGGCCGCAGGCGTGCTCACCGGCCTGGTGAGCACCGCGGTGATCCAAAGCAGCAGCGCCGCCACGGTGATGGTGGTGAGCTTCGTGAACGCCGGACTGATGCAGGTGCGGCAGGCCATCAGCGTGATCATGGGCGCCAACATCGGCACCACCATGAAGGCGCTCGTCTTCAGCTGGGCGGTGTTCTCCTCCACCAGCATCACCCAGTTCGCCATTCCCATCATCGGCCTGGCCTTCCCGCTGCTCTTCATGCGCACCCCGCGCGCCAAGGCCGGTGCGGAGTTCCTCATCGGTGCGGCATTGCTCTTCCTCGGCCTGGAGTTCATGCAGGTCCACGCGCCCACACCATCGGCGGACATGTTGATGATGCTGGAACGATACGCCGGCATGGGCCTGTGGAGTGTGTTGCTCTTCGTGCTGGTGGGCACCGCGCTCGCCGCGCTGCTCCAATCCTCCAGCGCCTCCATCGCACTAACCCTGGTGCTTTGTGAGAATGGCACCGTGGGCTATCCCATGGCCGCCGCCCTCGTGCTGGGCATGAACATCGGAACCACCGTCACGGCCAACCTGGCATCACTGGTCACCAACGCCTTCGCCAAGCGCACCGCACGCTTCCATCTGCTCTTCAATCTGATCGGCGTGGCCTGGGCGGTGGCGCTCTTCAGCCCCTACCTGGACCTGATCGACGCGCAGGTGACCCGCTTCTTCGGTGCTTCACCCTACACCGACGCCTCCTCCGTCAAATGGGCGCTCACCTTCCTTCACATCTCCTTCAACATGGTGAACACCCTGCTGCTCGTGGGGCTTGTGCCCGTATTGGACCGGATGATGACCCGGCTGGTGCCCGCACGCAGTGAGGTCGACGAGGAGTTCAGGCTGGAATACCTCGACGCTGACATCCCCCTCACGCCCGAAGTGTCCCTGATCGAGGCGCGCAAGGAGATCGGCCGCTTCGGACAGGTGGCCCACGAGATGCTCCGCATCATGCGTGAATTGCTGATCGTGAAGGACGCCCAACAGAGCCGCCGCCTGCTGGACCGCATGGCCAAGTACGAGCAGATCACCGACCGCGTGGAGGTGGAGGTGGGCAAGTACCTCACGCGTGTGAGCACCGAGGCGCGCAACGAGGAGGTCTCGCTGCGCATACAGGGCTACCTGGCCATCATTGGCGATCTGGAACGTATCGGCGACATCTTCTTCCAGATGAGCAAATCCGTGGAACGGAAAATGGATGAGCGGCTGTGGTTCACGCCCGAACAGCGCGAGAACCTCATGGCCATGCTCGATGCGGTGGAGCAGGCCTTCGAGGTGATGCACCGCAACCTGGGTCCGGACCAGGAAAGCGTGGCGTTGGACGAGGCGGAGGAGGCCGAGCAGCGCATCAACCACCTGCGCGACCAGCTGC
- a CDS encoding NifU family protein, which yields MDRRELLHTTERIESALADLRPFLEADGGDITLEEVTADGIARVRLHGACTNCAMSPMTMKAGVEEAIKRVAPHIKAVEAVDLKEV from the coding sequence ATGGACCGCCGCGAACTCCTGCACACTACCGAGCGCATCGAATCCGCGCTGGCCGATCTGCGTCCCTTCCTGGAAGCTGACGGTGGTGATATCACGCTGGAGGAGGTGACCGCCGACGGCATCGCCCGCGTGCGGCTGCATGGGGCATGCACCAACTGCGCCATGAGCCCCATGACCATGAAGGCCGGGGTGGAGGAGGCCATCAAGCGTGTGGCACCGCACATCAAGGCGGTGGAGGCGGTGGATCTGAAGGAGGTGTGA